Genomic DNA from uncultured Acetobacterium sp.:
ACCGATAAACAAACGTGTTAATATTGAAGCCACCGCAGAAATAATGAAAAAAAGCGCTGTAGCACTTTCAAACCCTTTACTTATGGCAAACAGAGCGGCAAACACGACGATACTTGCCATTGCAAAACATATGAGAAATTCTGTAATTGAGGCACCTGGTGCCTTTTTTTCTATATTTCGCCAAATACCCGTATACTGGGTAACGACAGTATTTTCTACGTTTATCTGTGGCTGATAACTGGTAAAATAGTTCTGACCTCGGAACAAAAATGTTAAACCTGCTACTGCTAGAATCAACAACCCGCCTAGAATAAACATCAGAAAATAATTACCGCCTGATATCAGATATAAACCAAATGTTGGTCCGAGTGCCATTGCCAAGGACATTGCTAAGGTGTAATACCCGATCCCTTCGCCAAAATGGCTTTTGGGGATGATAATCAGCAACGGCGGCGGCCGTCGCTGTATTTACCGCTGCATAACCGATTCCTTGTACCAGACGCAAGACCGGAAGAGCAACTAAATAAGGTAAGAAAGCACAAAGCGTTACCGAAGCAAAAAAGATCAGTTCACTGATCAGCATGACCACAAAACGGCCTTTTTTTGTCTGCAAGATAACCACTACCCAGACGAGAAATGATCGCGGCAGCACTAAAACATAACATCAAAACACCACTAAAAGAGGTGTTTCCACCAATTTGATTCACATACAGTGACATAACATTGTTTAACATAAATAAAACAGTTGTAACAACTAAAGATATCAGGCAAAAAATAACAAACAACGTGCTCCAGAGTTTGTTAGACCCGTTTTCTTCTTTCTGATTTTTTATAACTTTCTCTGTTTGCAAAATAATTTCCTCCTTTTCATACTCATAGGTATAAATTTTCGTTCATTAATAGACCAGTCTATATAATTCATTTAAAAAAAATAACCCTACATTACTTTTCACTTAAATAATGATTTAATAAAATGCCAATTTGCTTACTTACGAGGATTAAATCTGTATAATTCTTTTGTGTAACCGATATTGTGATCGCCCCTTCAATCATTGCCAGAATAATTGCACTCAATTCCTGTGCAACTTCTTTGGTAAACCCGTTTTCAATTAGCTTTTCAGCATATATGTTTTCAAGTGTGTAAAAAGATTCTTCGCAGGCTTTTCTTAAGCAGATCTTCGGCGCTTTTCGATCACGCGCCATTTGCGATTCGCGTAGCAACCTTTTGTCCGAACTCATGAGGAACACATAATATGCAAATATCTATTTTACACTCTTTTGCGAAATCTTCAATCTCACTGATATCCTTAACTTCTACACCACCAACAAATGTTTTATTTTTTGGGAATCACTATCAAACACTCCTTTGATAATTACGCCTTCTCGCTTAAATCTTTCATAATTCGCAATGGCTTGTCCCATATTTCCGGCTCCAATAATTATCAGTTTCTTTTCTCATCTCTATTAAAACACAACTTTCTAATATACTTTTGTGTGAACTGAGAATATCATACTGATAATCGATAGTCTATAACATTGGATACATAGTGTTATTTATTTTTGCATTTAAGCTTTACTACTCCTTTTCTTTATTCTCTTCCAATCGAATATTTAAAACTAATGCCAGAGCGATCACACCGTAAACAATAAAGCTTCTGAAATATTCACCCAAAGCCACGTTATTAAATGAATTCATCCCGGCCAACGGCGATAAAATGAAGATGGCATGCATGATGACAACTCCAAACAAGGCCTGTCTGACTTTTGCTGATTTGATTGTCGCACCCCCGACTAACAAGGCGGCACAGGAAAAGGTATCTTCATTGAGATGTTCTGTATAAACATTTAATGATCCGATATTCTGGAGATAAATAAACTGGCCAATTCCCGCCAGAACAGTTGAAATCACAATCGCAATGATCCGCATCTGATCGACGTTGATCCCCGCCAACTCGGCTTTTGTCGCACTGAGACCCACGGTTTTAATATTCTGACCGAGGGGTGTTCTTGTGATGTAATAGACTAAAAAGGCAATCACCAAAATCATCAGGATCAGAAAAAAGGAAATGGGCGTTCCACCGATTTGGAAAGTTCCATAACTATTAAAGAAATCCCGGTAGATTTTTAAATCCAACATGCTTTTCACCCCAATTCCCGAATCTAGGACAATATGTTCGTTGTTAACCGGAATGACGGTGCCAAAGCCAACTAAAAAGATCAACTGATAGATATAATTTGCCAGTAACCCAATCACGATGGAGGTAATCATCTCCCGCCCTTTAACGATATTCATGAGTTTGCCTAGCAGCAAGCCAATTAAGATATTAAAAATCAGTGTTAAACAAAATACCGTCAAGGCACCCGTTCCCGGAGACATATTTGCATTTAAAACGATAATATAAGAAGCCTGGGCAGCCATCGCCCCAATAATAATCGAAAAGTTCAATCCCATTCCTGCCTGGATCGGTAAGATTAAGGCCAAGACTAAGACGCTGTTGCGAATAAAACGAACGGTCACTTGCTCTACTACAAAACCGGGGGTTACATCGGCTAAAAAATAACAGATGATCGCCAAAACAACAAAGATCAGGGGGACAAGATGCTTTTCCTGGAAAACCACACCAGTATTTAACTTATTTTTCATCGTGAGCACCTGTTTTTCTTTGATTCAAAAAAGCATAGAGAATGATCCCATTGGTGATAATCATCCGGACAATTTCCGCCATCTGCGGAACTAACAAGCTGTTTGCTATCGGAGCGGACAGCAGAAAAATCGTCTGATAGAGGTATGTTCCCAAAACAGCCTGAAAGACAGTGGCTCTTTTTCCGGTACATCCGCCCACTAAGATTGCTGAAATTGCCGGAAATGCAAATGCTCCCGGGCCCCCATAAAGCTCAACAAAACCATAAGACTGGGCATAAACACAAATGCCGATACCAGCCAGGACAGTTGATAGAATCACCCCCAGGATGCGATTTGAATCGATTCCCAATCCCGATAATTTGCAAAATACCTCATTTGATCCAATGGCAATCAGGGCTTTCCCTTTCTTAGTTTTAAAAAACAGCACGATTATCACCGCAATTATAATATAAAAAAATAACAGTCCCAAGGGAATCTCAATGGCTCCAATCTTTACGACAAATAACTGATCCAATACCTTACCAAAGTAATTTTCCAGACTGATTTTTGGTCTTAAGCCACTACCACTAATGGGATACAGCATTTCCCGATTGGTAAAAGGTGCCACGGTCCAGAAAAAGTTCATTAAGGGAATAAAGGAGAACCCGATAAAAATTGCGGCAATATCTTCTTTTCCCTTGACTCGGTTTAATATTTTTCCATATAAAAAGCCCAAAACAATTGAAATCGGTATTGAGATGAGAACCGCTGCTAAAAAGCCAGCTATTCCATCCATTCTTAACTGAATTGCCATGCACATGCCAATTAAACCGGCAGTAATCCCGACGGAACTCCCGAAGTTCAAACCAACCCCGGCATTGATCATGGGAATTAATGCCAATACAAATATGCCGTTCATGGCAAATTTTACCAGTGAGCCACTGATTAATTCGGCCATATTATAATTCAGGGTCGCAGCAATTATAAATAGCAGCAGCATAAAACTGCCGATGATGATCTGTGGCAAGGAACGTTGTATTTTTTTACTCATAATTCAGCTCCCCGGTCAACGCCAACGCAACGGTCTCTTCCGAAGCCTCAGCATCCAGGATCCCAGATAATTTACCTTCACACAGTACAACAATCCGATCGCAAATCCGTTTCAGTTCGTCGATTTCACTTGAAGCAACGAGAATCGTCATGCCCCGCTCCCGGTTCATTTCCACAATCATTTCCAGAATTTTTTCCTTGGCGCCGATATCGATTCCCCGGGTTGGTTCCATAACAATCAGAATTTCAGGATCCATTGCTGCTGCTCTGGCGATACAAATCTTTTGCTGATTACCGCCGCTTAATTCCCTGACCTTTTGTTTCGGACTGGTACATTTGATGTTGAGTTTTGCGATCTGTTCTTTGACATAGGGTTCAACTGTTTTCATGTTTTCAACAGAAAACAGCTTCAAGATCTTCTTATTGAATTTATCCTTTAATTGAAAACTCGAGAAGACCATATTGTATTCAACTGATTCTTCCATCATCAAACCCATTTCTTTCCGATCATCCGGCAGTAAAAACAATCCTTTTTCAATAGCATCCGGGATGGTATTATTTTTCTTTTTACCCGCTACAAAAATTTCGCCGGTTGTCGGATAGTAGCCAATGATGCCATAACACAATGCAGCTTTCCCATGCCCGGAAAGGCTGGTAATTCCCAGAATCTCCTTTTTCTTCACCGTTAAGCTTAATCCCTGAATGCATTCTTCGGGAGACTTAACCGAAAAATTCTGGAGTGTTAAAATCGTTTCTTCACTGGTACAACTTTTTGTTCTGATCATTTGATCGATTTCAGCGCCAATCATCTCTTTTGCCAGCAGCTCGATAGACATTTCCTGACGATCATACGTTGAAACCAATCGTCCATCACGCAGCACCGATACCTTATCACATAGACTGCATACTTCGTGTAAACGGTGGGAGCAAAAAAAGATGGAAACCCCGGTATTAGCCAGTTCTTTAATGATTTTCATCAGGATAACTGAATCTTCAGTATTTAACGTTGCTGTTGGTTCATCCAGCAGCAGCAGCTTCAAATCATCCGTGTTAATTGCTCTGGCTATTTCCACAAATTGTTTGGTATTGACGGATAAATTCTTCGCTAAAAGAGAAACATCGATGTCAAACCCCAAATTCTTTAATGTACTGCTTGCCAATGCTTTATTTTCTTTGTCATCTAAATATGAAATCTTCTGAAACCGAGAGTATTTATTTTTGTTAATCGTTTTTTCTTTATTCAAATTAATATTTTCGTATACGCTCAATTCCGGAATCAACATGAATTCCTGGTGAATCATACCGATGCCATTTTTTATTGCATCTTGAGTATTGGCTATTTCGATGGTTCTGTTTTCTATTTTGATTTGACCTGAAAATCCGCCAGTATCTGAAATAACACGATTTCCAAATAAAATATTCATCAACGTACTTTTTCCAGATCCATTTACCCCGACCAATCCGTAAATTTCGCCTTTTTTGATCGAGAAATCCACATGATCCAAAGCATTCTGACTCCCAAATTTCTTACTGAGGTCTTGTATATTGATATAATCATCCATGTTTTTTGTCTCCCTACCACCAAGATATAAAAAAATCCTCACTAGCATCGTGAGGAAAAGGTTTTTTAGATGAATTAAGAGATTGCTCAAACGAGCAATCTCTCGATACTATTTTAATAGAAAATAGAATCCATAATCATAACAAAATAATTATCATAGGTTTTACCATTGCTATTTAGTTTTTCATAGCTCACTTCAATCCCGAATTTGTCTTTGGTCAGTTGATCCAATGCGGCCGGATCTTTCGCATCGAAATCTGGATTTTCAATCATTTCCATGGCTAGATAAACAGCAAACTCCGGCATGTAAACAGTGACTGGAATCGGCCATCCTGACAATCTTCCGGTCATTCCTTTTTCAGCTACCTTTTTAGTGATCATTTCATTGATCTTATCGTAATTTGTTCCGTCCTCTTCAGATATTTCAAGCCCCAATACGGTTGGATAGGCCTGTGTTGGCGTCGGACAACACTGTTCTGCCACAATGAAACCTTCTTTCATTGCTTCATCCAAAATCACATCGTACATCGGACAATTGCTTCCAAATATATTGGTATCTTTTCCATATTTAGCAATTTGTCTGGGAATATCTTCTCGCAAGAATTGCTGCATGGCTTCAACACTGTCCCCTGTCTGGGGATCCGGGGTGACGACCTCAACCCATTCCATTCCAAGCGACTGGCATGTTTGTTTCATCATATCTTTTCTGGCTGCTATTAATGGTTTTGATAAATGAGTCGGGAAAGAATAGTGGATAAATGTTTTGGCACCCATCTGTTTTGCTTTGGTCGGAATCGTTTCGCCACGCTTAATCCAATTGGTATCCAGGTTGATATCAATATATTTTGACATCATTTCCGGTTCGTCATAAATTGGTGCTGTAATCGTGATGATATCCGGATTTTTTTCTTTAATTTGTTGGAATGCCGGGATCAAACCAGCTTGGCCGGAAGAAACAATCACTGCTTTCATTTTAGGATCATCTGCTGCTGAGACAATCGTACTGATGCAGGTTTCAATTTCATCTTCAAAATTTTCTGGTAGCGTCAGATGCGTTACAACATCAGGGTACTCTTTTGCCATTGCTTCCCCTGCTCTAAACTCATCTTCACTTGTTGAAAGGGTCGGTGTCACAATGGCAATGTGATAGTCATTCTCTGAACTGCCCGACTTACCATTTACACCGCTGCAACCCATAAATAAGGTGCTAATCATGATTAAACACATCACTAAACTAAACAACTTCTTTTTCAATGTTTTTCTTTCTCCTTAAAATTCCCATATAATCTGTGCGCACAGTTATATTATTCTATCTTACTCTACAAACAAGATCAATGGATTACACATTCCATTGTGTTATAACA
This window encodes:
- a CDS encoding ABC transporter permease, translating into MKNKLNTGVVFQEKHLVPLIFVVLAIICYFLADVTPGFVVEQVTVRFIRNSVLVLALILPIQAGMGLNFSIIIGAMAAQASYIIVLNANMSPGTGALTVFCLTLIFNILIGLLLGKLMNIVKGREMITSIVIGLLANYIYQLIFLVGFGTVIPVNNEHIVLDSGIGVKSMLDLKIYRDFFNSYGTFQIGGTPISFFLILMILVIAFLVYYITRTPLGQNIKTVGLSATKAELAGINVDQMRIIAIVISTVLAGIGQFIYLQNIGSLNVYTEHLNEDTFSCAALLVGGATIKSAKVRQALFGVVIMHAIFILSPLAGMNSFNNVALGEYFRSFIVYGVIALALVLNIRLEENKEKE
- a CDS encoding ABC transporter permease; translation: MSKKIQRSLPQIIIGSFMLLLFIIAATLNYNMAELISGSLVKFAMNGIFVLALIPMINAGVGLNFGSSVGITAGLIGMCMAIQLRMDGIAGFLAAVLISIPISIVLGFLYGKILNRVKGKEDIAAIFIGFSFIPLMNFFWTVAPFTNREMLYPISGSGLRPKISLENYFGKVLDQLFVVKIGAIEIPLGLLFFYIIIAVIIVLFFKTKKGKALIAIGSNEVFCKLSGLGIDSNRILGVILSTVLAGIGICVYAQSYGFVELYGGPGAFAFPAISAILVGGCTGKRATVFQAVLGTYLYQTIFLLSAPIANSLLVPQMAEIVRMIITNGIILYAFLNQRKTGAHDEK
- a CDS encoding sugar ABC transporter ATP-binding protein, producing MDDYINIQDLSKKFGSQNALDHVDFSIKKGEIYGLVGVNGSGKSTLMNILFGNRVISDTGGFSGQIKIENRTIEIANTQDAIKNGIGMIHQEFMLIPELSVYENINLNKEKTINKNKYSRFQKISYLDDKENKALASSTLKNLGFDIDVSLLAKNLSVNTKQFVEIARAINTDDLKLLLLDEPTATLNTEDSVILMKIIKELANTGVSIFFCSHRLHEVCSLCDKVSVLRDGRLVSTYDRQEMSIELLAKEMIGAEIDQMIRTKSCTSEETILTLQNFSVKSPEECIQGLSLTVKKKEILGITSLSGHGKAALCYGIIGYYPTTGEIFVAGKKKNNTIPDAIEKGLFLLPDDRKEMGLMMEESVEYNMVFSSFQLKDKFNKKILKLFSVENMKTVEPYVKEQIAKLNIKCTSPKQKVRELSGGNQQKICIARAAAMDPEILIVMEPTRGIDIGAKEKILEMIVEMNRERGMTILVASSEIDELKRICDRIVVLCEGKLSGILDAEASEETVALALTGELNYE
- a CDS encoding DUF3798 domain-containing protein, with translation MCLIMISTLFMGCSGVNGKSGSSENDYHIAIVTPTLSTSEDEFRAGEAMAKEYPDVVTHLTLPENFEDEIETCISTIVSAADDPKMKAVIVSSGQAGLIPAFQQIKEKNPDIITITAPIYDEPEMMSKYIDINLDTNWIKRGETIPTKAKQMGAKTFIHYSFPTHLSKPLIAARKDMMKQTCQSLGMEWVEVVTPDPQTGDSVEAMQQFLREDIPRQIAKYGKDTNIFGSNCPMYDVILDEAMKEGFIVAEQCCPTPTQAYPTVLGLEISEEDGTNYDKINEMITKKVAEKGMTGRLSGWPIPVTVYMPEFAVYLAMEMIENPDFDAKDPAALDQLTKDKFGIEVSYEKLNSNGKTYDNYFVMIMDSIFY